CACCTCACTCTATCTTTTCAAACTGATCTTTGGGCGCACCGCAGAGCGGGCAGATCCATTCCTCAGGAAGGTCTTCAAACCTGGTTCCCGGGGCTATTCCGGCGTCCTCGTCACCTTCCTCTTCATCGTAGATGTAGCCGCAGACTATGCATTTCCATTTGGCCATTAATATCGCCTCATCTCAATGTTATTAGTCCGCCCTTATAAGGTTTGCGGTTCAAACTTGAGAAATGGAAAAGCGAAATGTTCACTCAAAGACCACGAACTTATCTCCCGGGGCACCGCACACCGGGCAGTACTCGGGGGCTTCATCAACCGCTGTGTAGCCGCAGACCGGGCAGATGTAGACCTTCTTTATCTCGATATCCTCCCCACTCTCGGCCTTTTCTCTGGCCTTGGCGTACAGCTCGGCGTGTACCTTCTCGGCCTCCAGGGCGTAGTGGGTCGTCCTGACAGCTTCCCTCTCGCCCTGGAACTCGGCGGCGTTCTTGAAGACGGGATACATCTCCTCAACCTCGTAGGTCTCGCCGTCTATACCGGCCTGAAGGTTCTCCGGAGTACTTCCAAGCTTGCCGAGGGCTATGAAGTGGTTCTTGGCGTGGACAAACTCGGCGTGGGCTATGGCTCTAAAGAGCTTTGCGATGTTGGGGTAGCCTTCCTTCTCGGCCTGCTCCGCGAAAATCAGGTACTTCATGTGGGCCATGCTTTCGCCTGCGAAGGCGTCCTCCAGAAACTTTCTAGTCATGGCTTTCTCAACCACGGGGAACACCGTAAAGGAAATGGGAGAGAAAATATATAACGGTTTTCAAACCTTTGGTTTTCGTCACAGCCAGCTGAGGAGTTTCATGACCCCTTCCCTGAGCCTCTCCTTGTCCTCCGGCCGGGGCATACCGCGGCTCTCAACGGTATCGACGTGGTCGAACTTGCTCCTCGAGATGAGGGTCTCTATCTTCTTTCCGGCGACGCCGCCCCAGCCGAAGGCGCCGACGATGAGGACCGGCTTCTCGTAGTTGGCCTTGTCGAGTATCTCGAGGAGCGCGTACCTCACGCGCGGGTGCACGTCGGCCTCGAAGGTCGAGGCGCCGATGATTATCGCCTCGCTGTCCGGGACTTCCCCCAGTATGTCGCTCACAGCGGGAGCTTCCTTATCCGTGAAGCGGTAAACGACCGGTTTCTTCCCGAGCCTCTTAAGCTCGTCGAGCACTATCTCCATTCTACTCTCAACAAAGCCGTACATAGAGTCGTAGAGCACGAGAATCTTGCCCTCCGTCGGAACTCCCGCCCCAACCCTCTCGTAGTGCTCGAATATCCTGGCGGGGTTCTTCTTCCATATCAGCCCGTGGCCGGGGAGTATCATCTGGGCCTCGTCCACTATCCCCATGGCCTTGAGCTTCTTGATGTTCTGAACGATGTACTTGTGGTAGTGGCCTATGACGGTAACGATGTACTTCGTCACGTGCGGGAGGTACTCCCTCACGACCTCCTCGTCACTGTCGTCTATCGTTTTTGGAATCCCGTAGCCGCCACCGGCGTCGCAGGAGAAGATTAGCTTGTCCTCGACAACGTAGGTTATCATCGTGTCCGGCCAGTGGAGCCAGGGGACGGTTATGAAGCGGAAGGTCTTGCCGCCGATCCTCATCTCCTCGCCGTCCTTAATGGCGTGGAAGTTCTCAACGACCTTCTCGCCGTAGAAGCCCTCCAGGAAGCGCTTGGCGAAGCTCGTGCCTATGAGCTTGGCCCTGTAGCCGTTGGCCTCAAGGAAGGCCGGTAGCGCCCCTGTGTGGTCGGGCTCAGTGTGGTGGATTACAACGTGGGTGATTTCCTCAGGATCAACGAGCTTTTTGAGTGCCTCCATGAAGAGCTCCGTGTACTCCCTCTTGCTCAGGTCGAAGAGAACCGTCGCACCGTCAAGCTTCATCAGGTAGGCGTTGTAGGTTATCCCCTCCGGGATGTCCCAGGTGGCCTCGAAGTACTTTATCCTGTCATCATCGACCCGGATTATGTAGAGCTCCGGATCCTCAAGAATCCTTTCAACTTTCACATCGGGCATTCCTGTCACCGAACCTATTTGGTGCGGAAGGATAAAAAGCCTTTCTTGACCAAAAAGTTAAGGACGGAAATGGGTAAATTAAAAGCTCGAAAGATCAGGCGAAGGTAACGCCCCTGTCCTTCAGCGAGCGGTTGAGCAGGTCGGCGTCACCGAGTCCATCTACAGGCTCGTGGACATCGCGGAGGAGGAGAAGGACCGCGCGACCTACCAGTTTCTCCAGTGGTTCGTGGAGCAGGTTGAAGAGGAGGCCACCGCCAAGGCAATCGTGGACAAGCTCGGGATTATAGGCGACAATCCGAACGGCCTCTTCATGCTCGACAGGGAGCTTGGCCAGAGAGGACCCAGTTCAGAGCAACCCTCCTCCAGTTCTCCGAGTGATTCTCTTTTTGTCAAAAAAGAGAGATCAAAGCCCCTCGATGACCTCCTTTACGAGCTCGAGGGGCTCTTTCATTATCCCCACAGCGTCGTCGGCGGTGTTTATGGCTACGTAGGTTTCGCCGTTCTTCTGATAGAAGAGCACCGGGCACGGTGCAAAGGAGCCTATCTCGTAGTCCTCCTTCGTCATCTCGTAGAATATCTTGGGGTTGCAGACCCAGAGAATCCTGTACGGCTCCATGTCCACGCCGAGGTTGGCCTTCACTACCTCGCTCGGCGTGAACTCAAGGACGACCTTGTATCCCCTCTCCTTCAGCTTTGCCTTAAACTTCTCCTCGGCCTCCTCGAGGCCCAGGCTAAGTTTTCTCCTGTACCTGTACATCAAACCACCTCCTTAGAGCTGTGAGAGCGATTCAAAGAGCGAGCTCCAGAGCTTGAGAGGAGTAAGCTCCGTCAGCATCAGCAGGCCTAGGAATATGAGCACCGCCCCGAGGACAATTTCCCACCTGGCTTTACCTCTTCCACCTAGCGAAAGCCTGTTCGAGAGGAACTTCCTGTTCACCCACTCCCCGAGGTCCTTCGAGGCGGTCAGCAGGTAAACCGTCAGCCCCATTCCAAGGCCGTAGGTGCCCATCACAATAATCCCGCTCAGAGTGTCCCCGCTCAGCGCGGCCGTTATGACCGCAAAGCCGACGTATGGCGCTATGCAACCGAGCCAGGTCGCCCCCAGGGCGGAGCCAAGGGCGAAGTCGTAGGCCAGGCCCCTTTTTCCAGATACCCTGTCGGCCGGCGAGAAGCTTAGGAACCTTTCGAGCCTCGCACTAAAGCGTTCACTTATGAAGCTCGCGCCAATTATCACAAAGCCGATTCCACCTATCAGGTAGAGTGCCCCCTGTATCTGGGAGGCGTAGGAACCGAGGCTTCCAACGAGCGCCCCGAGCAGGGCGAAAGAGGCCACCATTCCCGCTATTATTGCCTCGACCTTTCTCCTCGCGAAGGTGAGGGAGAGCGTTCCGACGATGATAGGGAGGACGCAAGGGGAGAACACGCTAAGAATCCCCGCGGAGAATATCGGCAGGAGAACGGCCGGGCTGAGGTTGCGGGTGGACTCTTCCCTGCTTTCTTCTGTGGTGTTCGGTGTTTCTTCGGCTCGGATCTCGGTTGCGCCTCCAGCTGCTTTCTCGACAAAGTATGCCAGGCCTTCTGGGTTCAAAGCTCCCACAGCCACTCCCTTCAGGACCATCGTCCCGTTCACGGCCTGGAATATCACCATCGTTGGCGTTCCAGGGACACCGACGCTTATTTCCTCCCCGGGGTTTTTGGGCCGGTAGTAGCCAGCGTTGTCCGGCTGAATGACTATCACCGGGTCGTAGACCCTGTATCTGAGGTTCGTGATTGAGCGGGCCCTGTGGACGTCCACTGAGAGCAGTACAAGCCCCCGGAGGGCCTTTTCTGCCTCCGAAGTGGGAA
This Thermococcus cleftensis DNA region includes the following protein-coding sequences:
- the rd gene encoding rubredoxin, which codes for MAKWKCIVCGYIYDEEEGDEDAGIAPGTRFEDLPEEWICPLCGAPKDQFEKIE
- a CDS encoding rubrerythrin family protein, with the translated sequence MTRKFLEDAFAGESMAHMKYLIFAEQAEKEGYPNIAKLFRAIAHAEFVHAKNHFIALGKLGSTPENLQAGIDGETYEVEEMYPVFKNAAEFQGEREAVRTTHYALEAEKVHAELYAKAREKAESGEDIEIKKVYICPVCGYTAVDEAPEYCPVCGAPGDKFVVFE
- a CDS encoding FprA family A-type flavoprotein; protein product: MPDVKVERILEDPELYIIRVDDDRIKYFEATWDIPEGITYNAYLMKLDGATVLFDLSKREYTELFMEALKKLVDPEEITHVVIHHTEPDHTGALPAFLEANGYRAKLIGTSFAKRFLEGFYGEKVVENFHAIKDGEEMRIGGKTFRFITVPWLHWPDTMITYVVEDKLIFSCDAGGGYGIPKTIDDSDEEVVREYLPHVTKYIVTVIGHYHKYIVQNIKKLKAMGIVDEAQMILPGHGLIWKKNPARIFEHYERVGAGVPTEGKILVLYDSMYGFVESRMEIVLDELKRLGKKPVVYRFTDKEAPAVSDILGEVPDSEAIIIGASTFEADVHPRVRYALLEILDKANYEKPVLIVGAFGWGGVAGKKIETLISRSKFDHVDTVESRGMPRPEDKERLREGVMKLLSWL
- a CDS encoding DUF302 domain-containing protein, producing the protein MYRYRRKLSLGLEEAEEKFKAKLKERGYKVVLEFTPSEVVKANLGVDMEPYRILWVCNPKIFYEMTKEDYEIGSFAPCPVLFYQKNGETYVAINTADDAVGIMKEPLELVKEVIEGL
- a CDS encoding cytochrome c biogenesis protein, translated to MRRALFVITLLLIFAGLVSAGTVSYGSLTFHDITTESELNSLVAEHNGEYFFIFYYSESCPACSYMKTQVFPTSEAEKALRGLVLLSVDVHRARSITNLRYRVYDPVIVIQPDNAGYYRPKNPGEEISVGVPGTPTMVIFQAVNGTMVLKGVAVGALNPEGLAYFVEKAAGGATEIRAEETPNTTEESREESTRNLSPAVLLPIFSAGILSVFSPCVLPIIVGTLSLTFARRKVEAIIAGMVASFALLGALVGSLGSYASQIQGALYLIGGIGFVIIGASFISERFSARLERFLSFSPADRVSGKRGLAYDFALGSALGATWLGCIAPYVGFAVITAALSGDTLSGIIVMGTYGLGMGLTVYLLTASKDLGEWVNRKFLSNRLSLGGRGKARWEIVLGAVLIFLGLLMLTELTPLKLWSSLFESLSQL